In the genome of Budorcas taxicolor isolate Tak-1 chromosome 23, Takin1.1, whole genome shotgun sequence, one region contains:
- the C23H10orf62 gene encoding uncharacterized protein C10orf62 homolog, translating into MQRKRKRKTDSETTQEVQEPTESEKLNDESWIKSHFSRLSEEKLAASSTAGLNTAGPSSSAAAPQPDSGSGEASTTVRVETFTTRQGDEGMALHRETFTSKQRMSGTSVTKETHKESGKSSSAEEATWAAVAACTKEIDTKGQQLANSMLQRATACQNSGHLETKDINQEELKALEEVEMKLKGNFLTQRESTVAGANHTHTYHSHCHHGHQGYPNHQSHSLPNRNPQGYHPFKAT; encoded by the coding sequence AtgcagaggaagaggaaaaggaagacagatTCTGAGACCACACAAGAGGTGCAGGAGCCAACAGAGAGCGAAAAATTGAATGATGAGAGTTGGATCAAATCGCACTTTAGCCGTCTTTCCGAGGAGAAGCTGGCCGCCAGCAGCACTGCTGGCCTCAACACCGCCGGGCCCAGCAGCTCCGCCGCTGCTCCGCAGCCGGACAGTGGCAGCGGGGAGGCCAGCACCACGGTTCGCGTGGAGACCTTCACCACGCGGCAAGGAGACGAGGGCATGGCCCTTCACCGGGAGACCTTCACCAGCAAGCAGAGAATGTCTGGGACTTCCGTGACCAAAGAGACCCACAAGGAGTCTGGGAAGTCCTCGTCCGCGGAGGAGGCCACGTGGGCCGCCGTGGCCGCCTGTACCAAGGAGATTGACACCAAGGGGCAGCAGCTGGCCAACTCCATGTTGCAACGGGCCACGGCCTGCCAGAACTCGGGCCACCTGGAGACCAAGGACATCAACCAGGAGGAGCTGAAGGCCCTCGAGGAGGTGGAGATGAAGCTGAAGGGGAATTTCCTCACCCAGCGGGAATCCACCGTAGCTGGcgccaaccacacacacacctaccaCAGCCACTGCCACCACGGCCACCAGGGTTATCCAAACCACCAGTCCCACAGCCTGCCCAACCGCAACCCCCAGGGCTACCACCCCTTTAAAGCCACCTAA